In a genomic window of Bos mutus isolate GX-2022 chromosome 6, NWIPB_WYAK_1.1, whole genome shotgun sequence:
- the LOC138988289 gene encoding small ribosomal subunit protein eS27-like, with translation MPLAKDLLHPSPEEEKRKHKKKRLVQSPNSDFMDVKCPGCYKITTVFSHAQTVVLCVGCSTVLCQPTGGKARLTDGCSLRWKQH, from the coding sequence ATGCCTCTCGCAAAGGATCTTCTTCATCCCTCtccagaagaggaaaagaggaaacacAAGAAGAAGCGCCTGGTGCAGAGCCCCAATTCCGATTTCATGGATGTAAAATGCCCAGGATGCTATAAAATCACCACTGTCTTTAGCCACGCACAAACAGTAGTTTTGTGTGTTGGCTGCTCTACCGTCCTCTGTCAGCCTACAGGAGGAAAAGCAAGGCTTACAGATGGATGCTCCCTCAGATGGAAGCAGCACTAA